GAGCGTAGTTTTCCAGGAGGAAAGTAGCTACGGGATCTTTCTTTTTCGGACGGGGCACTATCTTGCTCAGCAACGAAGCCTGGTGACTAAGTGAAATGCACGGTACTTTTTTTCGGCGACAAGCCCATGCCGAAACCGGTTCGAAATCGTTAATGACCAGGTCATAGTTTTCTACCGGAAGGGTGTTAATCTCCTTCATCAGGCTTGAAATGTCGGCATCGCGATAAGTGCTCAGGATATCGATTCCTCCGTTTTTACCGAAGACAAAGCCCAGTCCTTTTTTCCGGTATTTAACCGGGTAGCCCAACTCAACTTCAGCTTGCGTTCCGCTGACCAGAATGTCGAGCTGAGCATATTCTTCGATTACCGGAATAATGTCCCGTGCCCGGCTCAAATGACCATTTCCGGTTCCTTGTATGGCGTATAGAACTTTCACGCTTCCGCTTGAAATTCGTTTAACAGTATCTGGAAAAGTTCTTTCGGATCGAAGTCGACCAGTTGTTCACGTTCGTTGGGAGTAAAGCCGTCTTCCTCCACGAAGTCGTCACGGAAACTGAAAATCTTCCACTCGCCATCGTTGTACTCCAGGCTGGTGAGGTTTTCAATCCAATCGCCGGAATTCAGGTAGGTAATGTTTCCTTGCGGGAATTCCAGTTCTTTGATCTCGGGGTGATGAATGTGGCCGCAGACAATGTTTTTGTAACCCTTCCGTGCGCCTAACGATGCAGCCGTGTCTTCGAAAGAGTTGATGTATTTAACGGCGCCTTTCACCGAGTTCTTCACCTTTTTTGAGAAGGAAACGGGTTCAAATCCGAATTGACGGTTGATCCAGTTGACTTTTGTATTTAGCCAAATTAAGGTATCGTATCCGATTGCACCGAGTTTGGCCAGCCATTTGGAATACTGCATCACCACATCAAAAACATCGCCGTGGAAAAACCAGCTGCGGTTTCCGTCCAGGTCCAGCTCCAGTTGGTTGACTATTTTCAGCTTGCCAATTTTCAGTCCGCTGAAACGACGGAACATTTCGTCGTGGTTCCCGGTAATGTAATACACGGTGGTTCGCTTGGACGCCATTCCCAGCAGATGTTTGATTACTTTCAAATGTGATTTTGGGAAATAGCGTTTCCTGAACTGCCAGATGTCGATGATGTCACCGTTCAGAATTAAGGTTTTGGGACGAATGCTTTTAAGGTATTTCAGCAATTCGACAGCGTGGCTTCCGCCGGTTCCAAGGTGAATGTCGGACAGAACCACCAGGTCAACTTTTCTTCGTTTAGTCATACGTTTTTATCAAAATTCGCATATGGCAATTAAGTCATGTTCAGCGATTTGGCTGTTAAGGCGACATGACCGTATAGTGAATAAAACGAAAGGTTATTGTTAGCAGAATACTAGCTGTCATATTAATGTAGTATGGAGTTAATTTCTGCATAACACTGAGGCTTTTACTTTTCTATTGTAGTGTACCTGTCGGCTGAGGTTGCGCGTATTTACTGTTTTTTTAATCTTTCGTAAGGCATTCTGCGTTTAATTAATGAGAGCGTTGTTGCTTTTGTTACTTAACGAATAAAATAACTGTTAAAGTGAAGATATTACTGACTGGTGCTACGGGTTATATCGGGAAAAGGCTTCTCCCGGTTTTGTTGGAACAGGGACATGAAGTGGTTTGCTGTGTACGCGACAAGCAAAGGTTCGCAGCGAATAACCTGCCTTCGGATCAACTTACTATTCTGGAAATTGATTTTCTGAGTATTAAATCAGTTGAACAATTTCCTACCGGGATTGATGTGGCTTATTACTTAATACATTCCATGTCCTCGTCCATCGATTCGTTCGATGTGCTGGAAGCTCAAACGGCGATGAATTTTCGGAAGTTCGCAGAGGAAGCTGGTGTTCAGCAGGTCATTTATCTTGGTGGCATTAGCAATGACAAAAAGCTTTCGAAGCATTTGCAATCGAGGCAGAAAGTCGGAGATATTCTGGCGGGAGGCAACTACCATACAACCATTTTACAGGCAGGAATTATTGTCGGTTCGGGAAGTGCCTCGTTCGAGATTATACGCGATTTGGTCGAGAAACTTCCCTTCATGGTAACGCCCCGGTGGGTACTGACCAAATCTCAGCCGATTGCCATTCGCGACGTTATTTATTACCTGACGCAGGTTTTGCTGGATGAACGCTTTTTCGATCAACGTTTCGATATCGGAGGTCCGGAAATTCTTACCTACCGGGAAATGATGATTCAGTTTGCCAGGGCTAGAGGGTTGAAACGATACATTGTTACCGTTCCGGTTATGACGCCCCGTTTGTCATCCTACTGGCTATATTTTGTCACGGCTATATCATACAAGTTGGCCGTCAACCTGGTCGACAGCATGAAAGTTGAAGTCGTATGTAAGGATAATCGGTTGTCGGAAATGCTTGGACATCAACCAATTTCCTTTCGGGAAGCCGTGAAGCTGGCTTATGACCGGATTGAGCAGAATATGGTAATTTCGAGTTGGAAGGATGCTTTTGCCAGCGGCCGTCTGGAGGGGAACCTGTCAAGACATATTGAGGTACCTCGGTTTGGTTGTTTTAAAGACGTGAAAAGAAAAAAAGTAGATGTATCGGAAAAAGCAGTGCTTGAAAATATTTGGTCAATTGGCGGCGAGCGGGGCTGGTATTATGCTAACTGGCTTTGGAAATTACGCGGACTGCTCGATAAGCTGGTTGGAGGTGTCGGTTTAAGACGTGGCCGGAGGCTTCCGAACGAGATAAAAAACGGCGATGCACTGGACTTTTGGCGGGTTTTGTATGCCGATAAAGAGGGGGGACGGTTATTGCTTTTTGCTGAAATGAAACTACCCGGCGAGGCTTGGCTGGAGTTTAAGATGGTTCGTGGAAACGAACATACCTGGCTTTACCAGGTGGCGACTTTTCGTCCGCGAGGGTTGTTTGGGCGTTTATACTGGTATTTGAGCCAGCCTTTTCACTTCTTCATTTTCCGGGGAATGATTCGTCAAATTGTTCGTTCTCGCCCTGAATCCGATGCATAGAGTTGAACTCATCCTAAGTCATTCCAAAATTTTTGGACATAAAAAAAAGGATAGACGGGCATCTATCCTTTCCAACCTAACTAAACCAATAAAACTAACTAAATCCAAACCTATGAATAAAAAATCTATTACAAATATATGCTGAAAAACATGTTTCTGTGTTAAGTCACTTTTAAAAATATTTTAAAAAGATTTGAAATAATCTTACAATTCAGGATTTCTCACTTTGTCAGCTCGTGTTTTACGACACAATATGACGTGATGTTGTTAATGAAAAAAAGGATAGATGAGATCTATCCTTTTCCAACCTAACTAAACTAACTAATCCATAAAACTAACTAATTCCAAACCTATGCTTGAAAAATCGATGCAAATATATGTTGAAAAACATGTTTCTGTGTTAAGCATCTCTTAAAAATTAAAGACATTGTCGAAATATTTTTCCCGAAAAGAAGTTGCCTTTGCTTGTGTTGGTTGGGTTTTGGAAAAAGGTAAAGACCATTTTTCAGATTTGAATTGTAATGTTGGCTCCGACAGAAAAGTGAGACATAAAAAAAGGATAGACGGGCATCTATCCTTTCCAACCTAACTAAACCAATAAAACTAACTAAATCCAAACCTATGAATAAAAAATCTATTACAAATATATGCTGAAAAACATGTTTTTGTGTTAAGTCACTTTTAAAAGAAGATTAAATGGATAATAAGTCATACCAATTGTCTCTCCATCCAATTCAATATTTCAAGTTGTTTTTCAATTTCCATTTTTCACAGGTGGGTGTCGGCACAAAAACTTAGGCAAAAGAAAAAGGATAGACGGGCATCTATCCTTTCCAACCTAACTAAACCAA
This Prolixibacter sp. NT017 DNA region includes the following protein-coding sequences:
- a CDS encoding UDP-2,3-diacylglucosamine diphosphatase, with the protein product MTKRRKVDLVVLSDIHLGTGGSHAVELLKYLKSIRPKTLILNGDIIDIWQFRKRYFPKSHLKVIKHLLGMASKRTTVYYITGNHDEMFRRFSGLKIGKLKIVNQLELDLDGNRSWFFHGDVFDVVMQYSKWLAKLGAIGYDTLIWLNTKVNWINRQFGFEPVSFSKKVKNSVKGAVKYINSFEDTAASLGARKGYKNIVCGHIHHPEIKELEFPQGNITYLNSGDWIENLTSLEYNDGEWKIFSFRDDFVEEDGFTPNEREQLVDFDPKELFQILLNEFQAEA
- a CDS encoding SDR family oxidoreductase, with translation MKILLTGATGYIGKRLLPVLLEQGHEVVCCVRDKQRFAANNLPSDQLTILEIDFLSIKSVEQFPTGIDVAYYLIHSMSSSIDSFDVLEAQTAMNFRKFAEEAGVQQVIYLGGISNDKKLSKHLQSRQKVGDILAGGNYHTTILQAGIIVGSGSASFEIIRDLVEKLPFMVTPRWVLTKSQPIAIRDVIYYLTQVLLDERFFDQRFDIGGPEILTYREMMIQFARARGLKRYIVTVPVMTPRLSSYWLYFVTAISYKLAVNLVDSMKVEVVCKDNRLSEMLGHQPISFREAVKLAYDRIEQNMVISSWKDAFASGRLEGNLSRHIEVPRFGCFKDVKRKKVDVSEKAVLENIWSIGGERGWYYANWLWKLRGLLDKLVGGVGLRRGRRLPNEIKNGDALDFWRVLYADKEGGRLLLFAEMKLPGEAWLEFKMVRGNEHTWLYQVATFRPRGLFGRLYWYLSQPFHFFIFRGMIRQIVRSRPESDA